A window of the Rhizobium viscosum genome harbors these coding sequences:
- a CDS encoding LysR substrate-binding domain-containing protein, with product MALTDPGFELRHLRYFVTLVEERNFERAAIRLGIAQPGLSQQIRSLEKIVGTPLLDRNRRGVQLTHSGEVLFQEARKVLAQTEATVAAIHRAGRGESGRISIGYVASAAYSGAVVGSIRDFKRDYPYVEVELQEMELRQQLQRIADGLLDFGYIRAPAPIPPGVSVKVVLREPLVVMVPADHEFARRSIEMLAQLADDMFITPRQPPEIGFHRNTLQACREAGFEPSVKAIAHDFTEIAALVGIGTGIALVPQSMSRVELPDIHYRPLGDVTVTSDVAIAYRKGEGSPATKAFITQHRQKIGPPA from the coding sequence ATGGCGCTGACCGATCCGGGCTTCGAACTTCGGCACCTAAGATATTTCGTAACTCTCGTCGAGGAGCGGAATTTCGAGCGTGCAGCGATCAGGCTCGGCATTGCCCAGCCGGGCCTCAGTCAGCAGATCAGGAGCCTCGAAAAGATTGTCGGCACACCGCTGCTCGATCGGAACCGCCGGGGCGTGCAGCTCACGCATTCGGGCGAGGTCCTGTTCCAGGAGGCCCGGAAGGTCCTGGCCCAGACGGAGGCTACGGTCGCCGCCATCCACCGCGCCGGGCGCGGCGAAAGCGGGCGCATCTCGATCGGCTACGTGGCATCCGCCGCCTATTCCGGCGCGGTCGTCGGCTCGATCAGAGACTTCAAGCGCGATTACCCCTATGTCGAGGTCGAATTGCAGGAAATGGAGCTGCGCCAGCAATTGCAGCGCATTGCCGACGGTCTGCTCGATTTCGGCTATATCCGCGCGCCGGCGCCTATCCCACCGGGTGTTTCGGTGAAGGTCGTGCTGCGCGAGCCGCTGGTCGTCATGGTTCCCGCCGACCATGAATTCGCCCGGCGCTCCATCGAGATGCTTGCCCAGTTGGCAGACGACATGTTCATCACGCCACGCCAGCCGCCGGAAATCGGTTTTCACCGCAACACACTGCAGGCCTGCCGGGAGGCCGGCTTCGAACCATCCGTCAAGGCCATCGCACATGACTTCACCGAGATCGCCGCCCTCGTCGGCATCGGCACCGGCATCGCGCTGGTACCGCAATCGATGAGCCGGGTGGAACTGCCCGATATCCATTACCGGCCGCTCGGCGACGTAACAGTGACGTCTGATGTGGCGATCGCCTATCGCAAGGGCGAAGGTTCGCCTGCCACCAAGGCTTTCATTACCCAGCACCGGCAGAAGATCGGCCCTCCGGCATAG
- a CDS encoding TonB-dependent siderophore receptor has product MTGSLHLLKFASTTALASALLAPLFPALAQEANPTVLAPIVIDGSKNEDPTAPLKGFVARTSATATKTGTPLLETQQSISVLTADQLKSQDAETVGQALDYVPGVVGEPYGADPRFDSPRIRGFDSRQAQFLNGLRMMRTAGAPAVDPYQLERIEVLRGPASVMYGQGNPGGMINLISKRPVFERFGEVGVQAGSYDTYGTYFDFGDIMPGNSDFAYRLTGLARTASAQVDELDNDRYFIAPAFTWQPDDDTRLTILTSVQHDNPSTPSSLPPALTLNAGANRLSRDFFVGDKSFDTSDRTLTNLGYEFEHHLNDTWTFRQNLRYQNFDWNYQALGMSTFGLTGGRTINRNATIQDELLNTFNVDNNLLAEFDTGEIQHKVLFGLDYRYYDNNVGTQFWRATPLDAFNPVYGSVKLIAPTVSTYVDSQMTQVGLYVQDEVAYENWRATAALRQDWASTEGRSTNRLTGVSRPVDKDDQKLTGRAGLSYVFDNGIAPYISYVTSFEPVPVPATGGPLQPTTGEQVEVGVKYQPEGWNGFFTLAAYDLKQKNVLTTYALSDGTTRTGQIGEVDVKGIELEGVTSLTDGLDLRAAYTYMQAEIVGGVDDGKRPDNVPEHAASLWLDYTFPEDTALEGFGLGGGVRYVGQRYGDIKNTLDLDAVTLFDAAVHYKKDNVTASLNFKNLADKDYVASCSSFGCTYGDGRTVMGKLTFQW; this is encoded by the coding sequence ATGACTGGTTCTCTTCACCTCCTCAAATTCGCTTCCACTACGGCGCTGGCCAGCGCGCTTTTGGCACCGCTCTTTCCGGCCCTCGCGCAGGAGGCCAATCCGACTGTACTTGCGCCGATCGTCATCGACGGTTCCAAGAATGAAGATCCGACGGCACCACTGAAGGGCTTCGTCGCCAGGACGAGTGCGACCGCCACCAAGACCGGCACGCCGCTCCTCGAAACCCAGCAATCGATCTCGGTGCTGACGGCCGACCAACTGAAGTCACAGGATGCCGAAACCGTCGGCCAGGCGCTCGATTACGTGCCGGGCGTCGTCGGCGAGCCCTATGGCGCCGATCCGCGCTTTGATTCCCCGCGTATTCGCGGTTTCGACAGCCGCCAGGCGCAGTTTCTGAACGGGCTGCGTATGATGCGCACGGCAGGAGCGCCGGCGGTCGACCCCTATCAGCTCGAGCGTATCGAAGTGCTGCGCGGCCCGGCTTCTGTCATGTACGGTCAGGGCAATCCGGGCGGCATGATCAATCTCATCAGCAAGCGGCCGGTCTTCGAGCGTTTCGGTGAAGTCGGCGTGCAGGCCGGCAGTTACGACACCTACGGCACCTATTTCGATTTCGGCGACATCATGCCCGGCAATTCCGATTTCGCCTATCGTCTGACGGGGCTTGCAAGGACGGCCTCGGCACAGGTCGACGAGCTCGACAATGACCGCTATTTCATCGCTCCTGCGTTTACCTGGCAGCCGGACGACGACACCAGGCTGACGATCCTGACCAGCGTCCAGCACGATAATCCGAGCACGCCGTCCAGCCTGCCGCCGGCACTTACCCTTAATGCGGGCGCCAATCGTCTGTCGCGGGATTTCTTTGTCGGCGACAAGAGCTTCGATACCTCGGACCGGACACTGACCAATCTCGGCTATGAGTTCGAGCATCACCTGAACGACACATGGACCTTCCGCCAGAACCTGCGCTACCAGAATTTCGACTGGAATTACCAGGCGCTCGGCATGTCGACGTTCGGCCTGACCGGCGGCCGAACGATCAACCGCAACGCCACAATACAGGACGAGTTGCTCAATACCTTCAACGTCGACAACAACCTGCTTGCGGAATTCGATACCGGCGAGATCCAGCACAAGGTGCTCTTCGGTCTGGACTATCGTTATTACGACAACAATGTCGGCACCCAGTTCTGGCGCGCAACGCCGCTTGATGCGTTCAATCCGGTCTATGGCTCCGTCAAGCTGATTGCGCCGACGGTCAGCACCTATGTCGATTCCCAGATGACGCAGGTCGGTCTCTATGTGCAGGACGAAGTCGCCTATGAGAACTGGCGCGCAACGGCAGCCCTTCGCCAGGACTGGGCAAGCACCGAGGGACGTTCGACGAACCGGCTGACCGGTGTGTCGCGCCCCGTCGACAAGGACGACCAGAAGCTGACGGGTCGCGCCGGCCTCAGCTATGTGTTCGACAATGGCATCGCGCCCTATATCAGCTATGTCACCTCCTTCGAGCCGGTACCGGTGCCGGCAACCGGCGGGCCTCTGCAGCCGACGACGGGCGAGCAGGTGGAAGTCGGCGTCAAATACCAGCCGGAGGGCTGGAACGGCTTCTTCACGCTCGCCGCCTACGATTTGAAGCAGAAGAACGTGCTGACGACCTACGCCCTGTCGGATGGCACGACGAGGACCGGGCAGATCGGCGAGGTTGACGTCAAGGGTATCGAACTCGAAGGCGTCACCAGCCTCACCGACGGCCTCGATCTGCGCGCCGCCTACACTTACATGCAGGCCGAAATCGTCGGCGGTGTCGACGATGGCAAGCGCCCGGACAATGTGCCTGAGCATGCCGCAAGTCTCTGGCTCGACTACACCTTCCCCGAGGATACGGCGCTCGAAGGCTTCGGTCTCGGCGGCGGCGTGCGTTATGTCGGCCAGCGCTACGGCGATATCAAGAACACACTCGATCTTGACGCCGTGACCCTCTTCGATGCAGCAGTGCACTACAAGAAGGACAATGTGACCGCCTCGCTGAACTTCAAGAACCTTGCCGACAAGGACTATGTTGCAAGCTGCAGCTCCTTCGGCTGCACCTACGGCGATGGCAGAACGGTGATGGGCAAGCTGACCTTTCAATGGTGA
- a CDS encoding iron-siderophore ABC transporter substrate-binding protein → MVREFPDAYGWGISRRQALALLAAFAIPGEAFAETPQSPPKRIAAIDWAMLETLVALGIMPVAATELVQFRKDAVEPVLDSSVADLGLRGSPNLELLRLLRPDLILISPFYVRFEASFRAIAPVLSLPFYNRGEPPYQKAIDAVSALAKALGLEQRGREVVAEQSALVEETRVSLQAFAARPTYLVNIGDARHVRVFGADSMFGDILSRLGLPNAWTDRSRYTFAAPVPIENLAAEPEARIVVISDIPVEARNGLRNSMIWQSLQPVRSGRVLMLGNINPYGGISAAARFTRLFKTAMLSSGERP, encoded by the coding sequence ATGGTGAGGGAATTTCCAGACGCATATGGATGGGGCATCAGCCGTCGGCAGGCACTTGCACTGCTGGCGGCTTTCGCTATTCCCGGCGAGGCCTTTGCGGAAACGCCCCAATCCCCACCAAAGCGCATCGCAGCAATCGACTGGGCCATGCTGGAAACGCTGGTGGCACTCGGAATTATGCCAGTTGCTGCGACCGAACTCGTACAGTTCCGCAAAGATGCGGTCGAGCCCGTACTCGACTCCTCGGTTGCCGATCTCGGCCTGCGCGGATCTCCGAACCTCGAACTCCTGCGCCTGCTGCGCCCGGACCTCATTCTGATTTCGCCCTTCTATGTCAGGTTCGAGGCGAGCTTTCGGGCGATCGCGCCTGTCTTGTCGCTGCCCTTCTATAACCGGGGCGAGCCGCCGTATCAGAAGGCGATCGATGCCGTTTCGGCACTCGCAAAGGCGCTTGGCCTCGAACAGCGCGGCCGCGAAGTCGTGGCTGAACAGTCAGCCCTTGTCGAGGAGACGCGTGTCAGCCTGCAAGCTTTTGCCGCGCGCCCGACCTATCTCGTCAATATTGGCGATGCGAGGCATGTGCGCGTCTTCGGCGCAGACAGCATGTTCGGCGATATCCTGTCCCGCCTCGGCCTGCCGAATGCCTGGACGGACCGCTCCCGCTATACTTTTGCCGCGCCGGTGCCGATCGAAAACCTCGCCGCCGAACCGGAGGCGCGCATCGTCGTCATCTCCGATATCCCGGTCGAAGCCCGCAACGGATTAAGGAACAGCATGATCTGGCAATCGCTGCAGCCGGTGCGCTCCGGCCGCGTGCTGATGCTCGGCAATATCAATCCCTATGGCGGCATCTCGGCTGCTGCCCGCTTCACACGGCTCTTCAA